The Sporomusaceae bacterium genomic sequence CCGTTCATCAAGGATCCGGATACGACCGTGACCCAGCTTATTACCGCTAAGATCGCCAAGATCGGCGAGCATATCTCGGTGCGGCGGTTCGTCCGCTATCAGCTGGGCGAAGGTATTGAGAAGAAGAGCGCCGACTTCGCTGCCGAGGTTATGGCTACTGTTAAAAATTGCTAGCAGCCCGCTGGCCAAAAAAGAGAACACCTGGTGTTCTCTTTTTTCTAAAGTGCCGGACAGGCAAATAAAGGATTTGGCCGCCGATTCGTAGAAAAGACTTGAAAAATGGGGGTTTTCTGATATGCAGGCCGGAAAATACAAGCGTATTGTCCTGAAATTGAGCGGCGAAGCGCTCGCCGGGAACAGAGGCTACGGCATCGACCCGGAGACGGTGGAACGGATCGCCCGCGAGATCCGCGAGATCAGGCGGACCACCGATCTTGAGGTGGCGATCGTCGTCGGCGGCGGCAATATCTGGCGCGGCCTGGCCGGCAGTTCCAAGGGGATGGACCGGGCGACCGCCGATTATATGGGCATGCTGGCTACGGTTATGAACGCGCTGGCTCTGCAGGACGCCCTTGAGCACTGCGGCGTCGATTCGCGCGTGCAGTCGGCGATCGAGATGCGCCAGGTGGCTGAACCGTACATCCGCCGCCGCGCTATCCGCCACCTTGAGAAGGGCCGGGTGGTGATTTTCGCGTCCGGCACCGGCAACCCCTATTTTTCGACCGATACAACAGCCGCCCTGCGGGCCGCGGAGATCGAAGCCGATATCATCCTGATGGCCAAGCGCAACACGGACGGCGTGTACGACTCCGACCCCCGCCATAATCCGGACGCTAAGAAGTTCACCGCCCTTGAGTATATCGAGGTGCTGCAGCGCGGCCTGGGTGTGATGGATTCCACCGCGACCAGCCTGTGTATGGATAACAGAATTCCGATCGTTGTTTTCAGCATCGACGAGCCCGGTAATATTTTGAAAGCCGCTTGCGGCGAAAATATCGGCACTGTTGTGGGAGGGATGAAAAATGACGGTTAAGGAGATCTACGCCAGCCACGAGGACAAGATGAAAAAAGCCCTTGAAGTGATGCGGAAGGAGTACGGCACTTTGCGCGCCGGCCGCGCCACCCCGGCGCTCCTCGACAAGATCGCGGTCGATTATTACGGCACGCCGACCCCACTGAGCCAGGTGGCCAACATTTCGGCCCCCGAGCCGCGTCTGCTGACCATCCAGCCGTGGGAGAAGACGATGCTGGGCACGATCGAGAAGGCGATCCTGAAATCCGACCTCGGACTTACGCCTAACAACGACGGTTCGGTGATCCGCCTCAATATTCCCCAACTGACCCAGCAGCGCCGGACCGAGCTGGTCAAGGTGGTGCACAAGAAGGCCGAGGATTGCCGGGTGGCGATCCGCAACCTTCGCCGCGACGGCAACGATTCGATCAAGAAGCTGGAAAAAGACCACGTCATCTCCGAGGATGATGCCAAGAAGGGCCAGGAAGACATCCAGAAGCTGACCGATAAGTACATAAAAGAGATCGACCATGTAATGGCTGTCAAAGAAAAGGAAATAATGGAAGTGTAGCATATTGGATACCGTTGGAATGCCGCTGGAGGCCGCCAAGGAGGCGCTGACGGCGCGCAACGTCGCTTTTGCGGTGACTGTAACCAGGCCGTCGCGCAACAACTTCCCCCTTGTGGAGGATGTTCTCTATGTCATAAGGGATACCGAGGGCGAAGATGGACGGCGTCACCTGCTTGTCGCAGCCAAGATGGGGAAAGCCCCCTCGTAAGAGGGGGCTTATCATTACGATGTCGAGGTGCCTTACTGACGTGTGGAAAAAATGGTTCGGACGCACTGACCCGCAGAGCGGAAAAGCTTTCGGCGACCTTGACCCGGCCCGCGTCCCGCGTCATGTCGCCATCATCATGGACGGCAACGGCCGCTGGGCTCAGAAGCGCGGCCTGCCTCGCACTTTCGGCCACCGGGCGGGGGCGGAAGCCCTCAGGGCCATCGTTCGCACGGCGGCCGAGCTTCGCGTCGGCGTACTGACGACATACGCTTT encodes the following:
- the pyrH gene encoding UMP kinase, producing the protein MQAGKYKRIVLKLSGEALAGNRGYGIDPETVERIAREIREIRRTTDLEVAIVVGGGNIWRGLAGSSKGMDRATADYMGMLATVMNALALQDALEHCGVDSRVQSAIEMRQVAEPYIRRRAIRHLEKGRVVIFASGTGNPYFSTDTTAALRAAEIEADIILMAKRNTDGVYDSDPRHNPDAKKFTALEYIEVLQRGLGVMDSTATSLCMDNRIPIVVFSIDEPGNILKAACGENIGTVVGGMKNDG
- the frr gene encoding ribosome recycling factor, which translates into the protein MTVKEIYASHEDKMKKALEVMRKEYGTLRAGRATPALLDKIAVDYYGTPTPLSQVANISAPEPRLLTIQPWEKTMLGTIEKAILKSDLGLTPNNDGSVIRLNIPQLTQQRRTELVKVVHKKAEDCRVAIRNLRRDGNDSIKKLEKDHVISEDDAKKGQEDIQKLTDKYIKEIDHVMAVKEKEIMEV